The Rhea pennata isolate bPtePen1 chromosome Z, bPtePen1.pri, whole genome shotgun sequence genome includes a region encoding these proteins:
- the SNX2 gene encoding sorting nexin-2: MAAEREPPPLGEARHGELEEPEDGEDLFTSTVSTLESSPSSPEPASLPAEDLSTNSNGPKPAEIMLDDDREDLFAEATEEVSLDSPERDPILSPEPTPAITPVTPTTLVAPRMESKSITAPVIFDRSREEIEEEANGDLFDIEINVSDPEKVGDGMNAYMAYRVTTKTSLSMFHKNEFSVKRRFSDFLGLHSKLATKYMHVGYIVPPAPEKSIVGMTKVKVGKEDSSSTEFVEKRRAALERYLQRTVKHPTLLQDPDLRQFLESSELPRAVNTQALSGAGILRMVNKAADAVNKMTIKMNESDAWFEEKQQQFENLDQQLRKLHASVEALVCHRKELSANTAAFAKSAAMLGNSEDHTALSRALSQLAEVEEKIDQLHQEQAFADFYVFSELLGDYIRLIAAVKGVFDHRMKCWQKWQDAQVTLQKKREAEAKLQLANKPDKLQQAKDEIKEWETKVQQGEKDFEQISKTIRKEVGRFERERVKDFKTVIIKYLESLVQTQQQLIKYWEAFLPEAKAIA, translated from the exons ATGGCGGCGGAGAGGGAGCCCCCGCCGCTGGGGGAGGCGCGGCACGGCGAGCTGGAGGAGCCGGAGGACGGCGAGGACCTCTTCACCAGCACCGTGTCCACCCTCGAG TCAAGtccttcatctccagagccAGCAAGTCTTCCTGCAGAAGACCTCAGCACAAATTCTAATGGTCCAAAGCCAGCTGAAATAATGCTAGATGATGATAGAGAAGATCTCTTTGCTG AAGCCACAGAAGAAGTTTCACTGGACAGTCCAGAGAGGGATCCAATACTCTCTCCAGAACCTACGCCTGCAATCACTCCCGTAACACCTACTACATTAGTAGCTCCCAGAATGGAATCAAAAAGCATAACAGCCCCTGTGATTTTTGATAGATCCAGAGAAGAG ATTGAAGAGGAAGCAAATGGAGATTTGTTTGATATAGAAATCAATGTGTCAGACCCAGAGAAAGTTG GGGATGGCATGAATGCTTATATGGCATACAGAGTAACAACAAAG ACATCCCTTTCCATGTTTCACAAAAATGAATTCTCTGTTAAAAGAAGATTCAGTGATTTTCTTGGGTTGCATAGCAAATTAGCAACGAAGTATATGCATGTTGGTTACATTGTGCCTCCAGCTCCAGAAAAAAGCATTGTAG GCATGACCAAGGTTAAAGTAGGCAAGGAAGATTCTTCGTCTACTGAATTTgtagaaaaaagaagagcagcGCTAGAAAG gTATCTACAACGAACAGTAAAACACCCAACCTTGTTACAGGATCCAGATTTAAGGCAATTCTTGGAAAGTTCTGAG CTGCCGAGAGCAGTTAACACCCAGGCTCTGAGTGGAGCAGGAATATTGAGGATGGTGAACAAGGCTGCCGACGCTGTCAACAAAATGACAATCAAGATGAATGAATCGGATGCA TGgtttgaagaaaaacagcagcaatttgAGAATCTGGATCAGCAGCTTAGGAAACTTCATGCCAGTGTTGAAGCATTAGTCTGCCACAGAAAag AGCTTTCAGCCAACACAGCTGCCTTTGCTAAAAGTGCTGCCATGTTAGGTAACTCTGAGGACCACACTGCTCTGTCTAGAGCTTTGTCTCAGCTTGCAGAGGTTGAGGAGAAGATAGATCAGTTGCATCAAGAGCAAGCTTTTGCCGATTTCTATGTGTTCTCGGAACTGCTTGGTGACTACATTCGTCTCATTGCTGCAGTCAAA GGCGTGTTTGACCATCGAATGAAATGCTGGCAGAAATGGCAAGATGCTCAGGTTACCTTACAAAAAAAACGTGAAGCTGAAGCAAAGCTCCAGCTTGCCAATAAACCTGATAAATTGCAGCAAGCTAAAGATGAGATAAAAGAG TGGGAGACAAAAGTTCAACAAGGGGAAAAAGATTTTGAACAGATCTCCAAAACCATTCGGAAGGAAGTGGGAAGATTTGAG AGGGAACGAGTGAAAGACTTTAAAACTGTTATTATCAAGTACTTAGAATCATTAGTGCAAACACAACAGCAG CTAATAAAATACTGGGAAGCATTCCTACCTGAAGCCAAAGCCATCGCCTAA